The following are from one region of the Rhodopirellula sp. P2 genome:
- a CDS encoding competence type IV pilus major pilin ComGC yields the protein MIRESLAVPASRCSQQRRSAFSMLEIIVALTIATLFAMTGLAFVQTHGETAKSRACEGNRATLQRDVELYEHETGRLPGRTLRELADQDYSGVNLPTCPASGNAYGLDQGEVTCPTHGK from the coding sequence ATGATCCGTGAATCACTAGCCGTCCCAGCATCGCGTTGTTCTCAGCAGCGACGATCCGCCTTCAGCATGTTGGAGATCATCGTTGCACTGACGATCGCCACCCTGTTTGCGATGACGGGACTTGCGTTTGTGCAAACCCACGGCGAGACCGCGAAATCGCGAGCGTGCGAAGGCAACCGGGCCACGTTGCAGCGTGACGTGGAGTTGTACGAGCACGAGACCGGGCGTTTGCCCGGCCGAACCCTTCGTGAATTGGCTGATCAAGACTACAGCGGAGTGAACTTGCCCACGTGTCCCGCATCAGGCAACGCGTATGGGCTGGATCAAGGCGAAGTGACCTGCCCGACGCACGGCAAGTGA
- a CDS encoding type II secretion system F family protein encodes MSFPASTTNATTTTGGVMGFLRKLNSIEVGGPKRGVPKGCESTRIPPVPLAQLMRMMLMLLQNGLTLPKALGSLAMDNSSRKYSGVLLRMRSTIMAGGSISDAMARYPRTFNKMQVQQVRLGERSGSLETALLRVCEQVERKVALRKRVFKKVSYPVLISVAGLGLMVFMCVVVVPEFETVYTASGVDLPPVTQFVTGLSRFMLTKGLFAFPLALVVAVLWVWGRSKPRVAAKMDAAFLRLPVVGPWLRDAAVLQFIEATSAMVQCGYKPIEAIEVAATCVKNRCVRSAIEDINHGVRRGEKLSVELGRYERFFPPTLCQLIGVGEQSGEFARSLQGTCNHLRERLESRIDASVAMLEPILTISLAVMIGGMVLSIYTPMFHMFEVLE; translated from the coding sequence ATGTCCTTCCCTGCTAGCACGACCAACGCGACCACCACCACCGGCGGTGTGATGGGGTTTTTGCGGAAGCTCAACTCGATCGAGGTGGGCGGACCCAAGCGTGGTGTTCCCAAGGGCTGTGAGTCCACTCGTATCCCGCCTGTGCCACTGGCGCAGTTGATGCGGATGATGTTGATGTTGCTCCAGAACGGACTGACGTTGCCCAAGGCACTCGGTTCGCTGGCGATGGACAATTCCAGTCGCAAGTACAGTGGCGTGCTGCTGCGAATGCGAAGCACCATCATGGCGGGCGGATCGATCAGCGATGCCATGGCACGCTACCCGCGAACCTTCAACAAAATGCAGGTGCAGCAAGTCCGCTTGGGTGAGCGAAGCGGTTCTCTCGAGACCGCCCTGCTGCGAGTTTGTGAACAAGTCGAACGCAAAGTCGCACTGCGAAAACGAGTCTTCAAGAAGGTCAGCTACCCGGTCTTGATCAGCGTCGCCGGTCTCGGCTTGATGGTGTTCATGTGCGTTGTCGTCGTGCCTGAATTTGAAACCGTCTACACGGCCAGCGGTGTCGATTTGCCTCCGGTGACGCAGTTCGTCACCGGGCTGAGTCGGTTCATGCTGACCAAAGGTCTGTTTGCATTTCCATTGGCGTTGGTGGTGGCGGTGCTGTGGGTTTGGGGACGGAGCAAACCACGCGTGGCGGCCAAAATGGATGCCGCGTTCTTGCGACTGCCCGTGGTCGGGCCGTGGCTGCGCGATGCTGCTGTGCTGCAGTTCATTGAGGCCACTTCGGCAATGGTCCAGTGCGGTTACAAACCCATCGAAGCGATCGAGGTTGCCGCGACCTGCGTGAAGAACCGCTGTGTCCGAAGTGCGATCGAAGACATCAATCATGGGGTCCGCCGCGGCGAGAAGCTGAGCGTCGAGCTCGGCCGGTACGAACGATTCTTTCCACCGACGCTGTGCCAGCTCATCGGTGTGGGCGAGCAATCGGGCGAGTTCGCTCGTTCGTTGCAAGGCACCTGCAATCACTTGCGAGAACGCTTGGAGTCTCGCATCGATGCGTCCGTTGCGATGCTCGAACCCATCCTCACGATCTCGTTGGCGGTCATGATCGGCGGCATGGTGCTGTCGATCTACACGCCGATGTTCCACATGTTTGAAGTCCTCGAATGA
- a CDS encoding GspE/PulE family protein, which yields MKRIGDILVELNILTNEQMDAAFAGKPRGVMIGDWLVRQSLISNAQLGAALSEQFSVPFVDIDFSSVNPQVARLLPEDFARSQASVAIDVSDRMLTLAMVAPDDIETIAEAELMTGYKIRPVVSLEDDVRDLLNRIYDDRAFARQTIVDMKFAEMAESGEVTEEDELAMSAVSQEDAPVVKLVQAILSGAVSAGASDIHLEPHKPEMRVRYRVDGELQVVMTIPNHIEDSVISRIKVMGDMDTTESRRPQDGHLTVYENGKRVGFRISGIPTVDGQKLVLRLLDEGGQTFDLAGIGMPQRDYDAVRRVIDKPHGMFVVTGPTGSGKSTTLYAALQHLNDDDRNIVTVEDPVEYRLAGINQVQSDNEFGMGFANALKYIMRQDPDVIMLGEIRDCETASTAVQAALTGHLVISTLHTNDAVGAVQRLADLGVDNFKIAGSLLGSVAQRLLRCVCENCKVDAPANLNLLEALDPEQYVPRDTTFVRGAGCKRCLGTGFAGRMPIFEIMPLNSEITAAIEAGVPNSQLEVMAHAAGMVPLRQAGLEAAVAGKTSLEEVYFKTSGDRRSTSSTPMVGGRRSLDQPVPSAIA from the coding sequence ATGAAACGCATTGGCGACATTTTGGTCGAATTGAACATTCTGACCAACGAACAAATGGACGCTGCATTCGCGGGGAAACCGCGTGGTGTGATGATCGGCGACTGGTTGGTTCGGCAATCCTTGATCAGCAACGCGCAGTTGGGCGCGGCGCTCTCCGAGCAGTTCTCGGTGCCGTTTGTCGACATTGATTTTTCCAGCGTGAATCCGCAAGTCGCACGATTGTTGCCAGAGGATTTCGCTCGGTCGCAAGCATCGGTGGCAATCGATGTCAGCGATCGAATGCTGACGCTTGCAATGGTCGCGCCCGACGACATTGAAACCATTGCCGAAGCCGAGTTGATGACCGGCTATAAAATTCGCCCCGTCGTTTCGTTGGAAGATGACGTTCGCGATTTGCTCAACCGCATCTACGACGATCGGGCCTTCGCTCGGCAAACCATCGTGGACATGAAGTTCGCCGAAATGGCGGAATCGGGTGAGGTCACCGAAGAAGATGAATTGGCGATGTCAGCGGTCAGTCAAGAAGACGCGCCCGTGGTCAAACTGGTCCAAGCGATTTTGTCCGGTGCCGTTTCCGCGGGTGCCAGCGACATTCACCTGGAACCGCACAAACCCGAGATGCGTGTTCGCTACCGCGTTGATGGTGAGTTGCAGGTGGTGATGACCATCCCCAATCACATCGAAGATTCGGTCATCAGCCGGATCAAGGTGATGGGCGACATGGACACGACCGAAAGTCGTCGTCCGCAGGATGGTCACCTCACCGTTTACGAAAATGGGAAACGCGTTGGCTTTCGAATCAGCGGCATCCCCACCGTCGATGGTCAAAAGTTGGTGCTGCGATTGCTCGATGAAGGCGGGCAGACATTTGACTTGGCCGGCATCGGGATGCCGCAGCGTGACTACGACGCGGTTCGCCGTGTGATCGACAAACCTCACGGGATGTTTGTGGTCACGGGACCAACGGGAAGCGGGAAAAGCACGACGTTGTACGCCGCGCTTCAGCATCTCAATGATGACGACCGAAACATTGTCACCGTCGAGGATCCCGTCGAATATCGACTGGCCGGGATCAACCAGGTCCAGAGCGACAACGAATTCGGAATGGGATTCGCCAACGCTTTGAAATACATCATGCGGCAGGACCCCGACGTGATCATGTTGGGAGAAATTCGCGATTGCGAAACCGCGTCGACAGCGGTTCAAGCGGCTTTGACGGGGCACTTGGTGATCAGCACCTTGCACACCAACGATGCCGTCGGTGCCGTTCAACGCCTCGCTGACTTGGGCGTTGATAACTTCAAAATCGCGGGTTCGTTGCTCGGCAGCGTTGCTCAACGCTTGCTGCGCTGCGTGTGTGAAAACTGCAAGGTCGACGCACCGGCGAACCTGAATCTGCTCGAAGCACTGGATCCCGAACAATACGTTCCGCGAGACACCACGTTCGTCCGTGGTGCCGGGTGCAAACGTTGCTTGGGAACCGGGTTTGCCGGGCGGATGCCAATCTTTGAAATCATGCCGCTCAACTCGGAAATCACCGCGGCAATCGAAGCCGGTGTTCCAAACTCACAGTTGGAAGTGATGGCCCATGCGGCCGGCATGGTGCCGCTTCGCCAAGCCGGTTTGGAAGCCGCGGTGGCGGGGAAGACCTCGCTGGAAGAAGTGTATTTCAAAACCAGTGGCGATCGACGCAGCACGAGTTCGACGCCGATGGTGGGCGGTCGCCGATCCCTGGACCAACCGGTTCCGAGTGCCATCGCCTGA
- a CDS encoding response regulator gives MFETTQAQLLMVEPELVLAELATFRLELLGYRLEVVNSGAEALDRLRHEPIDLLILDTKLPEGDGLEWLTELRLEFKAEQVPALVFSLDPSLEMVRRAYLAGAQDYLISPFDPTVLEEKVQRLLPSHAETV, from the coding sequence ATGTTTGAAACCACCCAAGCCCAATTGTTGATGGTCGAGCCCGAGCTGGTCTTGGCTGAACTCGCGACGTTCCGTTTGGAACTGTTGGGGTATCGGTTGGAGGTGGTCAACAGCGGCGCCGAAGCGCTCGATCGCCTCCGCCATGAACCAATCGACCTGCTGATCCTGGACACCAAGTTGCCCGAAGGCGATGGCCTGGAATGGCTGACCGAACTGCGGTTGGAGTTCAAAGCCGAGCAAGTCCCCGCCTTGGTTTTTTCGCTCGATCCCAGCCTGGAAATGGTTCGACGCGCCTACCTGGCCGGGGCTCAGGACTACTTGATCAGTCCGTTTGACCCAACCGTGCTCGAAGAAAAGGTGCAGCGTCTGCTGCCCTCCCACGCCGAGACGGTTTGA
- the scpB gene encoding SMC-Scp complex subunit ScpB gives MNGYATPWAGRRAWANAMRQAPVAASWSSPTQGQLTPQQRSGLAQKRSLVVPSDAAGRIAEAGSLATHSPAASSGAPLAGENGDVPSGGSDMAGDDPEDRLAARARIEAVLLIAKSPLNYRRLAALADVEDATSARTLVGELNELYERLGRGVRIEQVAGGQRMMTRAVVAPWLRRLGFLAPAVRLSWPMMETLAVVAYRQDVTRADVEAVRGVACGEILRQLMQLDLVRISGRSEELGRPYLYGTTKRFLKICGLASIKSLPPIDWHASCDDVSQSADGEVENVADEETADELKSRDPSQPESHPRRESSDSELSETNPSEPEHLHPTKESDVSVAAIETLATEFTVSLDADPSGAVAVLDAPASNPEAALSKDSSAVIEDEEDDLYENGFDLDDEEDDDLDDDDWDDEDDDSDDDEDDDEEEDDDEEDDDEDEDDDSDDLDDDDDDEEDDLDGADDWEEVDDDEADEDWDDEDEEDSLDEEEEEWED, from the coding sequence ATGAATGGGTACGCCACACCTTGGGCCGGCCGCCGAGCCTGGGCCAACGCGATGCGGCAGGCCCCCGTGGCGGCGTCATGGAGCAGCCCCACGCAAGGACAACTGACGCCCCAACAACGCTCGGGGCTGGCCCAGAAACGTTCCCTGGTGGTGCCCTCGGACGCTGCCGGGAGGATCGCCGAGGCGGGATCGCTGGCAACCCATTCGCCAGCGGCGTCTTCTGGAGCTCCTCTGGCGGGAGAAAACGGGGATGTTCCGAGCGGTGGTTCGGACATGGCTGGGGACGACCCCGAAGACCGTCTGGCCGCCCGGGCGAGGATCGAGGCAGTGCTGCTGATCGCCAAATCGCCGCTGAACTACCGTCGTTTGGCCGCTTTGGCCGATGTGGAGGACGCCACCTCCGCTCGGACGCTGGTGGGGGAACTCAACGAACTTTACGAACGTTTGGGACGCGGGGTCCGGATTGAACAGGTTGCCGGCGGCCAGCGAATGATGACACGGGCGGTGGTGGCACCTTGGCTGCGCCGACTTGGGTTTTTGGCTCCAGCGGTCCGGTTGAGTTGGCCGATGATGGAAACGCTCGCCGTGGTGGCCTACCGCCAAGACGTCACGCGAGCGGATGTTGAAGCCGTGCGTGGTGTCGCGTGCGGAGAAATTCTGCGACAGTTGATGCAACTGGATTTGGTCCGGATCAGCGGTCGCAGCGAAGAGCTCGGGCGTCCCTACCTTTACGGGACGACCAAACGTTTTTTAAAAATCTGCGGATTGGCATCAATAAAGTCGCTGCCGCCGATTGACTGGCACGCATCCTGCGATGATGTTTCTCAATCTGCCGACGGCGAGGTTGAAAACGTTGCCGACGAAGAGACTGCTGACGAACTGAAATCGAGAGATCCCTCTCAACCTGAATCCCATCCTCGCCGTGAATCTTCGGACTCTGAACTGTCGGAAACGAATCCTTCAGAACCCGAGCATTTACACCCCACCAAGGAGTCTGACGTGAGTGTCGCCGCGATCGAAACTCTCGCCACCGAATTCACCGTTTCCCTCGATGCCGACCCATCCGGCGCGGTGGCCGTTTTGGATGCGCCTGCGTCCAACCCGGAGGCTGCGTTGTCGAAGGATTCGTCGGCCGTGATCGAAGACGAAGAAGACGATCTGTACGAAAACGGATTTGATCTCGACGACGAGGAAGACGACGACCTCGACGACGATGACTGGGATGATGAGGACGACGACAGCGACGACGACGAGGATGATGACGAGGAGGAAGATGACGACGAAGAGGATGACGACGAGGACGAGGATGATGACTCGGACGACCTCGACGATGACGATGACGACGAAGAAGATGACCTCGACGGCGCCGACGACTGGGAAGAAGTCGACGACGATGAAGCCGACGAAGACTGGGATGATGAGGACGAAGAAGACAGCCTGGACGAAGAGGAAGAAGAGTGGGAAGACTAA
- a CDS encoding cysteine desulfurase family protein: MIYLDNNATTAIDPAVARVLAEAFSQTPANASSQHRLGQQTRSRLEAATDLIGRCLGSDLTRVHAPRLLITSGGTESNNLAISGIGDPGGAIVISRIEHPSVLAAAAAEESSGRKVGWVDVDASGVILLESLRDTLGRRTQSGEAPEAVSVVSIMSANNETGVVQPIEAAAKICREFQVPLHVDATQSVGKVPVDLTTWGVSAATITPHKLHGPTGVGFLWLDAGVEVRASLRGGEQQLGARPGTEPVALVIAAAEAIRIACQQQPTAAEAMAALRDHLESELVRLHPSCVVHGRQAPRLPSTTCLSLPGADRQSLLMSLDMAGVACSSGSACSSGSSPPSHVLQAMGIAKPLVDSALRFSLSRFSTKAEIDRAIELISRQFSKAEGFPTVDNSVENG, from the coding sequence ATGATCTATCTCGACAACAACGCGACGACCGCCATCGATCCCGCGGTCGCTCGTGTTTTGGCAGAGGCTTTCTCGCAAACGCCGGCCAACGCGTCCAGCCAACACCGGCTGGGCCAACAGACTCGATCCCGATTGGAAGCCGCCACGGATTTGATCGGCCGTTGCTTGGGAAGCGATCTGACCCGCGTGCATGCACCGCGTTTGCTGATCACCAGCGGTGGCACGGAATCAAACAACCTGGCGATTTCCGGCATCGGCGACCCCGGCGGCGCGATCGTGATCAGCCGGATTGAGCACCCCAGCGTCCTCGCCGCCGCGGCCGCCGAAGAATCATCCGGTCGCAAAGTGGGCTGGGTCGACGTCGATGCCAGCGGTGTGATCCTGCTGGAATCGCTGCGGGACACACTGGGGCGACGGACTCAGTCGGGCGAGGCCCCGGAGGCGGTCTCGGTCGTTTCCATCATGTCCGCCAACAACGAAACCGGCGTCGTCCAACCGATCGAAGCCGCCGCGAAAATCTGCCGCGAATTTCAGGTTCCGCTGCACGTCGATGCAACCCAGTCGGTGGGCAAAGTCCCTGTCGATCTGACGACCTGGGGCGTCTCGGCCGCCACGATCACGCCTCACAAATTGCATGGCCCCACGGGAGTCGGCTTTTTGTGGCTGGACGCTGGCGTGGAAGTCCGGGCGTCCCTGCGTGGCGGCGAGCAACAACTGGGGGCGCGTCCAGGCACCGAGCCGGTCGCCCTGGTCATCGCCGCCGCCGAGGCCATTCGCATCGCCTGTCAGCAACAACCCACCGCCGCCGAGGCCATGGCGGCCCTGCGAGACCACCTGGAATCCGAACTGGTTCGCCTGCACCCCAGCTGCGTCGTGCATGGACGCCAGGCCCCCCGTTTACCATCCACCACCTGCTTGTCGCTGCCCGGTGCGGATCGCCAAAGCCTGCTGATGTCGCTGGACATGGCCGGGGTGGCCTGCAGCAGCGGATCGGCGTGCAGCAGCGGCAGCAGCCCCCCCAGCCACGTGCTGCAGGCGATGGGCATTGCCAAGCCGCTGGTGGATTCCGCCCTCCGGTTCAGCCTTTCGCGGTTTTCCACCAAGGCCGAAATTGACCGAGCGATCGAGCTGATTTCTCGACAATTTTCGAAGGCAGAAGGTTTTCCAACTGTGGATAACTCGGTGGAAAATGGATAG
- a CDS encoding helix-turn-helix domain-containing protein yields the protein MVASPPNVNSFALERPSLRRRRRDSEIVRPIIPLFYCGDENRLAGYVCENPIETLLEISRPMLLVGQPGTGKTALALHLSKRMSISNVWEAMELDKDTAQGGPAGVTSRVLSSRVLYQPAIDFAREFASSIDSKDMPRFREKLDTVPILVLDDLHLIADKAPAQEELAQRLEARDAEGRLTIVTCRRLPSEVRGLRPALVSRTLPGLTVTLHPPAGDTRRTILRELMLAHLPEVESEALSLLDAGLPAESTVRAFESAIKQIALWCRMHEQPICAEAVQSAIEAAGGTQSISIKAITTAVARQLGVKSADMRSGSRRQNIVRARSLAMWLARRMTDDSLTQIGDAFGGRDHSTVLHAIRKIDGSLDDDVLLRRSADQIMEKLSN from the coding sequence GTGGTCGCTTCGCCTCCCAACGTCAACTCCTTCGCGCTGGAACGCCCGTCGCTTCGTCGACGCCGTCGCGACAGTGAAATCGTCCGTCCGATCATCCCGCTGTTTTATTGCGGCGATGAAAATCGGCTGGCAGGCTACGTCTGCGAAAACCCGATCGAGACGCTGCTCGAAATCTCCCGCCCCATGCTGCTGGTCGGCCAACCGGGGACGGGTAAAACCGCTCTGGCCTTGCACCTGTCCAAACGGATGAGCATCAGCAACGTCTGGGAAGCGATGGAACTGGACAAAGACACCGCCCAAGGAGGACCGGCTGGCGTGACCTCCCGAGTCCTTTCCAGCCGAGTCCTGTACCAACCCGCGATCGACTTCGCCCGCGAATTCGCCTCGTCGATCGATTCCAAGGACATGCCGCGTTTTCGCGAAAAGCTGGACACGGTTCCGATCCTGGTGCTGGATGATTTGCACCTGATCGCGGACAAGGCCCCAGCCCAAGAAGAACTGGCCCAACGCCTGGAAGCTCGCGACGCAGAAGGCCGCCTGACGATCGTCACCTGCCGGCGATTGCCATCCGAAGTTCGCGGGCTGCGGCCGGCCTTGGTCAGCCGCACGCTGCCTGGATTGACGGTGACACTGCATCCACCAGCAGGCGACACACGGCGAACGATCCTTCGCGAATTGATGCTGGCTCATCTGCCCGAGGTGGAATCCGAGGCGTTGTCGCTGCTCGATGCAGGCTTACCGGCGGAATCGACCGTGCGCGCGTTCGAATCAGCGATCAAACAAATCGCACTGTGGTGCCGGATGCATGAGCAACCGATCTGCGCCGAAGCGGTCCAGTCGGCGATTGAAGCTGCCGGCGGCACCCAGTCGATCTCCATCAAAGCGATCACCACCGCCGTGGCCCGCCAACTGGGCGTTAAATCGGCTGACATGCGAAGCGGTTCCCGACGCCAAAACATCGTCCGAGCCCGTTCGCTGGCAATGTGGCTGGCACGCCGGATGACCGACGACAGCCTGACTCAGATCGGCGATGCCTTCGGCGGCCGAGACCACTCGACTGTCTTGCACGCGATTCGCAAGATCGACGGCTCACTCGACGACGACGTCCTCCTGCGACGCTCCGCCGACCAGATCATGGAAAAACTTTCCAACTGA
- a CDS encoding prenyltransferase/squalene oxidase repeat-containing protein produces the protein MHTKPGGKTLLPNMIDRRRFLRASLAGGAAIAAGTVAPRPAHAAGRAKWEEAIQRGLEWLSSKQSSRGQWNTTVYPTAMAALSGTALIGSGSTTTQGPYARQIARASDFLISKSRSNGLIGDPQTDSRYTYGHGFSMLFLSQVLGEEGLLDRREELVDVLAKAVEFSGNAQTEAGGWGYVSAKEGNDFDEGSTTITQVQGLRGCRNAGIPVSGEVIDKAKEYIYRCKNPDGGISYSSRQTGSSRPAITAAALAALYNAGDYDGEHVPEMLKYSKETLHDINNGARAFGHWHYTYLYYSQVVYRQGDELWLPFRDRLYDRIAAEQKPDGSWEGQIHPVYVTACNLIMMQIDRGFLPIYQR, from the coding sequence ATGCACACGAAACCTGGGGGAAAGACTTTGTTACCCAACATGATTGACCGACGCCGATTCCTGCGAGCCAGTCTGGCCGGAGGGGCCGCGATTGCCGCCGGGACCGTCGCCCCACGCCCTGCTCACGCCGCTGGCCGAGCCAAGTGGGAAGAAGCCATTCAGCGTGGCCTGGAGTGGCTCAGCAGCAAGCAATCGTCTCGTGGCCAATGGAACACGACGGTCTACCCCACGGCCATGGCGGCTCTGTCGGGCACCGCTCTGATTGGCAGTGGCAGCACAACGACCCAGGGCCCCTACGCTCGCCAAATTGCGCGGGCGTCGGATTTTCTGATCAGCAAGTCACGCAGCAACGGCCTGATTGGCGACCCTCAAACGGATTCTCGCTACACCTACGGGCACGGTTTTTCGATGCTGTTCCTGTCCCAGGTTCTGGGTGAGGAAGGGCTGCTCGACCGCCGCGAAGAGTTGGTGGACGTGTTGGCCAAAGCCGTCGAATTCAGCGGCAACGCCCAGACCGAGGCTGGCGGTTGGGGATATGTCTCGGCCAAAGAAGGCAACGACTTCGACGAAGGCAGCACGACGATCACCCAGGTTCAAGGTTTGCGAGGATGCCGCAATGCTGGGATTCCCGTCAGCGGCGAAGTGATCGACAAAGCCAAGGAATACATTTATCGCTGCAAGAATCCGGATGGCGGCATCAGTTACAGCAGCCGGCAAACGGGCAGCAGTCGGCCGGCGATCACGGCGGCGGCTCTGGCGGCGCTTTACAACGCCGGCGATTACGACGGCGAACATGTGCCGGAGATGTTGAAGTACAGCAAAGAAACGCTGCACGACATCAACAACGGAGCTCGGGCGTTCGGCCACTGGCACTACACCTACCTGTACTACAGCCAAGTCGTTTATCGACAAGGCGATGAGTTGTGGTTGCCGTTCCGTGACCGGTTGTACGATCGAATCGCGGCCGAACAAAAACCGGACGGATCGTGGGAAGGCCAGATTCACCCGGTGTACGTGACGGCTTGCAATCTGATCATGATGCAAATTGATCGCGGATTCCTACCAATCTATCAACGCTGA
- a CDS encoding ABC transporter permease → MVWKVIEIHLRRLRHNRIEWLLTFVVPIAFFSIFALIFSRGVGGTPRVKVALIREVGANSKVETGSTSLASMQCDQVIQTLRESEGLRLVQDSDENPALDRAAGEDLVRRGSATIAIVLSENGEELSAELLNDASDQVASQVVSALVMRAMLMAKAGQGQGNFGPDRLQRTSPAAAAATTADENATGETVGVKQARFEQFVQAAAIESAGDDSSLGTFPRQPDSLAERRKPPGSVIPEGSRPSATEVGTPAKDGAVAEPDRDPAEALLAPPEVKVVNVMGEDKTNPVISVYAAGIAVMFLLFGATSGGGVLLEERENQTLERLLSTQMTMDHLLLGKWFYLTLLGCVQVTVMFVWAQLVFGLDLLGNLDGFVIMTLVTSAAAASFGLFLATLCKTRGQLNGLSVVAVLTMSALGGSMVPRYVMSEGLREAGLWTFNAWALDGYDKVFWRELPPSALQPQLAVLMATAFGLLVLARLLAIRWETS, encoded by the coding sequence ATGGTCTGGAAAGTCATTGAAATTCATCTGCGTCGTTTGCGTCACAACCGCATCGAGTGGTTGCTGACGTTCGTGGTGCCGATCGCGTTCTTCAGCATCTTTGCGCTGATTTTTTCCCGCGGTGTGGGTGGCACACCGCGTGTGAAGGTGGCGTTGATTCGCGAGGTGGGTGCGAACTCGAAAGTGGAAACAGGTTCCACGTCGCTGGCTTCGATGCAGTGTGATCAGGTGATTCAGACGCTTCGTGAAAGCGAAGGGCTGCGGCTGGTTCAAGACAGCGATGAAAACCCAGCCCTGGATCGAGCGGCGGGGGAAGACTTGGTGCGCCGCGGTTCTGCGACGATCGCGATTGTGCTGAGCGAAAATGGCGAGGAGTTGTCCGCGGAATTGCTCAATGACGCGTCGGATCAAGTCGCCAGCCAAGTGGTTTCGGCGTTGGTGATGCGAGCGATGTTGATGGCCAAAGCGGGCCAGGGCCAAGGCAACTTCGGACCGGATCGGTTGCAGCGAACCAGCCCGGCGGCTGCCGCGGCAACAACAGCGGATGAAAACGCGACCGGTGAAACAGTTGGTGTGAAACAAGCCCGGTTTGAACAGTTCGTGCAAGCTGCTGCGATTGAAAGTGCCGGCGACGATTCCAGCTTAGGAACTTTTCCGAGGCAACCGGATTCCTTAGCGGAGAGGCGCAAGCCGCCCGGTAGCGTGATACCGGAGGGCTCGCGCCCTTCCGCTACTGAAGTTGGGACGCCGGCGAAGGACGGTGCCGTTGCTGAACCGGATCGCGATCCCGCGGAAGCGTTGCTGGCACCGCCGGAGGTGAAGGTGGTCAACGTGATGGGCGAGGACAAGACCAATCCCGTGATCAGCGTTTACGCCGCGGGAATCGCGGTGATGTTCTTGTTGTTTGGTGCAACCAGCGGCGGCGGTGTGCTGTTGGAAGAACGCGAAAACCAAACGTTGGAACGGTTGCTGTCGACACAAATGACGATGGACCATTTGTTACTCGGCAAATGGTTTTACTTGACGTTGCTGGGGTGTGTGCAGGTCACGGTGATGTTCGTGTGGGCTCAGTTGGTGTTTGGGTTGGACTTGCTCGGCAACCTAGACGGATTTGTGATCATGACGTTGGTCACCTCCGCCGCGGCGGCCTCGTTCGGATTGTTTCTGGCGACGTTGTGCAAGACTCGCGGTCAGCTCAATGGGCTGTCGGTGGTCGCGGTGTTGACGATGAGCGCGCTGGGCGGATCGATGGTTCCGCGGTACGTGATGAGCGAAGGTTTGCGGGAAGCCGGGCTGTGGACTTTCAACGCTTGGGCACTCGATGGGTACGACAAAGTCTTTTGGCGTGAGTTGCCACCCAGTGCTCTGCAGCCGCAGCTCGCCGTGCTGATGGCAACCGCGTTCGGGTTGCTGGTTCTGGCTCGTTTGCTAGCAATTCGCTGGGAAACTTCTTGA